One genomic region from Tripterygium wilfordii isolate XIE 37 chromosome 20, ASM1340144v1, whole genome shotgun sequence encodes:
- the LOC119986896 gene encoding uncharacterized protein LOC119986896 — protein MVNSGWLNFDGIRKPDVTTNPLPNHGNRHTNVVEGSGEFKRTITEVTMPLSLVLDALENERLIKRDELDLTLKYDGYDELKTCEFHKGIQGHSLECCFQFQVRVQDFIDSKKVVFGVKSECSSAINVIGDEFYKGPRPSGRAKPIVLQYFLEDQPIVKSPLPSKAAYVTNKVVPWESNDPVSGTQAERKWKGKDVVGAYENLKDLKKDQIVCEEIKKTVSDGEIQEFLKIVRQSEYMIVDQLKETPAKISILELIMSSEPPRKVLLRMLNQAYVSTESFDGIVRNEVAAHLLSFTEEEIPDAGMGHDKALHIYAMCRGFEVASVLIDNGSSLNILHKETFDRLPNDRSYLKQVLVVAKAFDGTRKEIMGEIEVPLEIVSVTFNVPFMVMDISPIYSCLLGKLWIHTAGVVPLSLHQNLKFAHGGRVYIVKGQLEWMVASVSNSLHIDAPLQDIESSFQSLEIATASFVKEEQLLV, from the exons atggtcaattcCGGATGGTTAaattttgatgggatcaggAAGCCCGATGTGACCACTAATCCTCTACCGAATCATGGCAATAGACATACTAATGTCGTTGAGGGTTCTGGTGAGTTTAAGAGGACAATTACAGAGGTAACTATGCCTTTGAGTTTGgtgttggatgctttggaaaatgAGAGACTTATTAAAAGAGATGAGCTAGACTTGACATTGAAATATGATGGCTATGATGAAttgaagacttgtgaatttcacaaaggcATTCAAGGACATTCTCTGGAgtgttgttttcaatttcaagtaAGGGTGCAAGATTTCATTGATAGCAAGAAAGTAGTATTTGGGGTAAAGTCAGAGTGCTCAAGTGCAATCAATGTTATCGGGGATGAATTCTATAAGGGACCAAGGCCTAGTGGGCGGGCAAAGCCAATTGTCTTGCAGTACTTTTTAGAGGATCAACCTATTGTAAAAAGTCCACTTCCTTCAAAGGCTGCTTACGTGACTAATAAGGTTGTTCCCTGG GAGTCAAATGACCCAGTGTCAGGAACACAAGCCGAAAGGAAATGGAAGGGAAAAGATGTCGTTGGAGCATAtgagaatttgaaagatttgaagaaagatcaGATTGTAtgtgaagaaattaagaaaacagtGTCTGATGGagaaattcaggagtttctAAAGATTGTCCGTCAAAGTGAATATATGATTGTAGATCAGCTGAAAGAGACTCCGGCAAAGATTTCCATCTTGGAATTAATCATGAGTTCAGAGCCACCGCGTAAAGTGTTGTTGAGAATGCTGAATCAGGCCTATGTGTCGACAGAATCTTTTGATGGGATCGTCAGAAATGAGGTCGCGGCTCACCTGTTATCATTCACTGAAGAGGAGATTCCAGATGCAGGGATGGGCCATGACAAGGCATTGCATATTTATGCcatgtgtaggggttttgaAGTGGCGAGTGTTTTGATTGACAATGGATCGTCGTTGAATATTCTGCACAAGGAGACTTTTGATAGATTGCCAAACGATagatcatatttgaagcaagtactAGTGGTGGCTAAAGCCTTCGATGGAACCAGgaaggagataatgggggagatTGAGGTCCCTCTAGAGATCGTAAGTGTGACCTTCAATGTGCCTTTTATGGTTATGGATATATCGCCTATTTACAGTTGCCTATTAGGTAAGCTGTGGATCCATACTGCTGGAGTGGTACCATTGTCTttacatcagaatctcaaatttGCTCACGGAGGAAGAGTTTACATTGTTAAGGGCCA